A genome region from Colwellia sp. Arc7-D includes the following:
- a CDS encoding flagellin, with amino-acid sequence MALSVITNTSSLNAQRNLSNSSNNLATSMERLSSGMRINSAKDDAAGLQISNRLTSQINGLGVAQRNANDGISMAQTAEGAMQASTDILQRMRDLALQAANGSNSAADRDALQKEVTSLNTELTRIADTTSFGDQKLLDGTFTAKSFQVGANANETIDLSLSSIKATDLGVVSGQSLTIAGFDNAVVGAAAETLTFAVTTASGVNTVSFDIGVGQGTDDLIDAVNDNVGGLGIRAVSDGSGSITFTSTNEVTAVTAGSSIAAGAGIFNTDTAPGAGTLGGADSAVGGTAVASINISGSDGTGAQTALASIDAALKQIDEQRSDLGALQNRFGYTISNLANIQENVSASRSRIQDTDFAVETANLTKNQILQQAGTSILSQANQLPQAALSLLG; translated from the coding sequence ATGGCTTTATCAGTAATTACTAACACTTCATCATTGAATGCACAACGTAACTTGTCTAATTCAAGTAATAATTTAGCTACTTCAATGGAACGTTTATCATCAGGTATGCGCATTAACAGTGCTAAAGATGACGCGGCTGGTCTACAAATTTCGAACCGTTTAACATCGCAAATTAATGGTTTAGGTGTTGCTCAACGTAATGCTAACGACGGTATTTCAATGGCGCAAACTGCTGAAGGTGCAATGCAAGCATCAACAGACATTTTACAACGTATGCGCGATTTAGCACTACAAGCGGCTAACGGTTCAAACTCAGCAGCCGATCGTGATGCACTGCAAAAAGAAGTTACCTCATTAAACACTGAATTAACACGAATTGCAGATACTACTAGCTTTGGTGACCAAAAATTATTAGATGGTACTTTTACCGCTAAAAGTTTCCAAGTTGGTGCTAACGCTAATGAAACAATCGATTTGAGTTTATCAAGTATTAAAGCAACTGATTTAGGTGTTGTATCTGGTCAAAGTCTTACTATCGCAGGATTTGATAATGCTGTTGTAGGTGCTGCTGCTGAAACGCTGACCTTTGCTGTTACAACAGCATCAGGTGTTAACACGGTATCTTTCGATATTGGTGTTGGTCAAGGTACAGATGACTTAATTGATGCAGTTAATGATAATGTTGGTGGCTTAGGTATTCGTGCTGTTTCTGATGGTTCAGGTTCAATTACATTTACTTCAACAAATGAAGTAACTGCTGTTACGGCAGGTAGTAGTATCGCAGCCGGTGCTGGTATTTTTAATACTGATACTGCTCCTGGTGCTGGTACTTTAGGCGGAGCAGATAGTGCTGTTGGTGGTACTGCAGTTGCTTCAATTAACATTAGTGGTTCAGATGGTACTGGAGCACAAACTGCACTTGCTTCAATCGATGCAGCCTTAAAGCAAATTGATGAGCAACGTTCTGACTTGGGTGCGCTTCAAAATAGATTTGGTTATACCATTAGTAACCTTGCTAACATCCAAGAAAATGTTTCAGCGTCACGTAGTCGTATACAAGATACTGACTTTGCAGTCGAAACAGCTAACTTGACTAAAAACCAAATATTGCAACAAGCAGGTACGTCAATATTGTCACAAGCTAACCAGTTACCACAAGCCGCATTAAGCTTGTTAGGTTAA
- a CDS encoding flagellar protein FlaG, giving the protein MILANTTDSSINANNSSTVELVNGNAERTTSENKSVENLQKNATTIGTSLVEEQKSVSTSETNKTEKMTSEQLNKVAQQLQDFMGEMNRSLEFIVDEDSGRDVIKVLDKDTGDLIKQYPSEEVLSIISKLSNASGSLIDTEI; this is encoded by the coding sequence ATGATTTTAGCTAACACCACCGATAGTAGTATTAATGCCAATAATTCATCAACAGTTGAATTAGTTAATGGCAATGCCGAACGTACAACTTCAGAAAATAAAAGTGTTGAAAACTTGCAAAAAAATGCCACAACTATAGGCACTTCTCTTGTAGAAGAACAAAAATCCGTGAGTACCAGTGAAACGAATAAAACGGAGAAAATGACATCCGAACAATTAAATAAAGTGGCGCAGCAATTGCAAGATTTTATGGGTGAAATGAACAGAAGTTTAGAGTTTATTGTCGATGAAGATTCAGGTCGAGATGTTATTAAAGTACTAGACAAGGACACTGGCGATTTAATTAAGCAGTATCCGTCAGAAGAAGTTTTGTCTATTATCTCAAAACTATCGAATGCTTCAGGTAGTTTAATTGATACAGAGATTTAG
- the fliD gene encoding flagellar filament capping protein FliD: MVDIAFTGIGSGLQVTEIVDAIVGAERAPFENRLVTRQAAITTDISAVGSLKGALEAVADSIENLASADKYQQRVTSGSDSFISLSSNKNAEVGSYSINVDQIATSHKLVSDAFVSSEAVGEGVMTFTSGSESFDISVSDTATLNDIRNSINDSIENTSISATIITDDNGQHLVLTSKETGLANEIRVSVAEVAQPGDLFGPNNTDKVGLSRLAYDTGALNLSEIREAKDAQITIDGTLVVSSSTNEFVDAIDGITITATQVHDVDDAPSIATTSENNSNIKLGLEEFVNSYNALVDLSKQLGQSGESAAGPLAGDSLLRGVMSKLRQELSSSFSSVGGESLTLNQLGVRSDRYGKFELDTDDLDEQIALNVDAVQNFFVGTDEVPGFAASLKTLTEFYTESDGIIQGRIDSKNSQLSKLDDEREAFTRRIDALEARLYSQYNAMDLLVANLNATSSYLQQQLDNLPGVVRESN; this comes from the coding sequence ATGGTAGATATAGCATTTACAGGTATAGGTTCAGGTCTTCAGGTCACTGAGATTGTTGATGCGATTGTTGGCGCTGAACGTGCGCCATTTGAAAATCGACTTGTTACTAGACAAGCGGCGATAACAACTGATATTTCTGCTGTTGGCTCTTTAAAAGGTGCCCTAGAAGCTGTTGCTGACTCTATTGAAAATTTAGCCAGTGCGGATAAATATCAGCAACGAGTTACCAGTGGCTCTGATAGCTTTATTTCACTCAGTAGTAATAAAAATGCTGAAGTTGGTAGCTATTCAATTAATGTAGATCAAATTGCCACATCTCATAAATTAGTTTCAGATGCATTTGTAAGTAGTGAAGCTGTCGGCGAAGGGGTTATGACCTTTACGTCAGGTAGCGAGAGTTTTGATATTAGTGTATCGGATACTGCCACGCTTAATGATATTCGTAACTCGATAAACGACAGTATTGAAAATACATCTATTTCAGCCACCATTATCACTGATGATAATGGCCAACATCTTGTTTTAACAAGTAAAGAAACAGGCCTTGCGAATGAAATAAGGGTATCTGTTGCTGAAGTAGCCCAGCCGGGCGATCTATTTGGTCCTAATAATACAGACAAAGTTGGCCTTTCGCGTTTAGCTTATGACACGGGTGCGTTAAACTTATCTGAGATACGTGAAGCAAAAGATGCCCAAATAACTATTGATGGTACGTTAGTTGTTAGTAGTAGTACTAATGAATTTGTCGATGCTATTGACGGAATAACCATTACTGCTACGCAGGTACATGACGTGGATGATGCGCCAAGTATTGCTACCACGAGCGAAAATAATAGTAATATAAAGCTAGGTCTAGAAGAGTTCGTCAATAGTTATAATGCGCTGGTTGACCTAAGTAAACAGCTTGGTCAATCTGGCGAAAGTGCGGCAGGTCCACTAGCTGGTGACTCACTTTTACGTGGTGTTATGAGTAAACTACGTCAAGAATTAAGTAGCTCTTTTTCAAGTGTAGGTGGTGAAAGCTTGACCTTAAACCAGTTAGGTGTGCGCTCAGATCGCTATGGTAAATTTGAACTAGATACTGATGATTTAGACGAACAAATAGCATTAAATGTTGATGCAGTGCAAAACTTTTTTGTAGGTACAGATGAAGTTCCAGGTTTTGCCGCCTCGCTTAAAACACTCACTGAATTTTACACAGAGTCTGACGGTATTATTCAAGGGCGAATAGACAGTAAAAACAGTCAACTTTCAAAACTAGATGATGAAAGAGAAGCTTTTACCAGAAGAATAGATGCTTTAGAAGCTCGGCTTTATTCGCAGTATAACGCGATGGATTTATTGGTTGCGAATTTGAATGCGACTAGCAGTTACTTGCAGCAGCAGCTTGATAACTTACCAGGTGTAGTTAGAGAGTCTAACTAA
- the fliS gene encoding flagellar export chaperone FliS yields MTHASLKKYQQVNKSSAQEASPYQLVALLFQKLLDNIATAKGAIAQKDYAKKGAELSNAIAIIGVLEASLDFKQGGEISNNLASIYLYCSEQLLAASLDNDIDKLNEVAQTLIPIKSGWDNIPLDNQDKVSF; encoded by the coding sequence ATGACTCACGCGTCATTAAAAAAATATCAACAAGTTAACAAGAGTTCAGCCCAAGAAGCATCACCTTATCAGTTGGTTGCACTGTTATTTCAAAAATTGCTTGATAATATTGCTACTGCAAAAGGTGCAATTGCCCAAAAAGACTATGCAAAAAAAGGCGCTGAATTATCAAACGCTATAGCTATTATTGGTGTATTAGAGGCTTCGCTTGATTTTAAACAAGGTGGAGAAATATCTAATAACTTAGCCTCTATCTACCTTTATTGTTCAGAGCAATTGCTTGCAGCTAGTTTAGATAATGACATTGATAAGCTAAACGAAGTAGCGCAAACCTTAATTCCAATTAAGTCAGGTTGGGACAATATTCCACTTGATAATCAAGACAAGGTAAGCTTTTAA
- a CDS encoding sigma-54 dependent transcriptional regulator produces the protein MTKISQKMQGHHMQGQKHILVVDNDASRRHQIETVLAFVGEHFYVFSEAEIDQHLADIANVLTIILCGDISAKLQEVIKSHPTYPFIYHDIIDKKQLNGYVNVIGELTTPLNYAQLTELVHHSHQYHNNLPSKRGNNGPSSLFRSLVGSSEPMQQVRFLIEQVACTAANVLILGESGTGKEVVARNIHNLSDRSKGPFVPVNCGAIPAELLESELFGHEKGAFTGAISTRKGRFEMAEGGTLFLDEIGDMPQPMQVKLLRVLQERTFERVGGAKSIKANVRIVAATHQHLEDMIKTNDFREDLYYRLNVFPIETPALRERKEDIPLLLKELISRFSAEQGQSVRFTDQAIESLKEHPWAGNVRELSNLIERMIIMFGEQVVNVGQLPLKYRHLDVDDYQPEYPEEIQEREAINELFSGFDYDDEDDDSEESNAEGAMVADGNTVDVLPNDGLNLKEYLADLEVSLIKQALDKNDWVVARSAELLDMRRTTLVEKMRKYNLQKAS, from the coding sequence ATGACAAAAATTAGTCAAAAAATGCAAGGGCATCATATGCAAGGCCAAAAACATATTCTAGTCGTGGACAACGACGCTTCAAGACGCCATCAAATAGAAACTGTTTTAGCCTTTGTTGGTGAGCATTTTTATGTTTTTTCAGAAGCAGAAATTGATCAACACTTAGCTGATATTGCTAATGTACTCACTATTATTTTATGCGGTGATATTTCAGCTAAGTTACAAGAAGTTATTAAATCTCACCCTACATATCCGTTTATTTATCACGACATAATTGATAAAAAGCAACTTAATGGTTACGTCAATGTTATTGGTGAATTAACCACACCATTAAACTATGCGCAATTAACAGAGTTGGTGCATCATAGTCATCAATACCATAACAACTTGCCGTCAAAGCGAGGAAATAACGGTCCTAGCTCTCTATTTCGCTCTTTAGTTGGCAGCAGTGAGCCAATGCAACAAGTGCGCTTTTTAATTGAACAAGTTGCCTGTACAGCCGCTAATGTATTGATTTTAGGTGAGTCAGGTACTGGTAAAGAAGTTGTTGCACGTAATATTCATAATTTATCGGATAGAAGTAAAGGGCCATTTGTGCCGGTTAACTGTGGAGCGATTCCTGCTGAGTTACTAGAAAGTGAGCTGTTCGGACATGAAAAGGGCGCTTTTACCGGCGCTATTTCTACACGTAAAGGCCGTTTTGAAATGGCTGAAGGTGGCACGTTATTTCTTGATGAAATTGGTGATATGCCACAACCCATGCAAGTAAAGCTATTACGGGTATTACAAGAAAGAACCTTTGAGCGTGTCGGTGGTGCCAAAAGTATAAAAGCTAATGTTCGCATTGTTGCTGCGACACATCAACACTTAGAAGACATGATTAAAACCAATGACTTTCGTGAAGATCTTTATTATCGATTAAATGTTTTCCCAATTGAAACACCAGCACTTAGAGAACGCAAAGAAGATATTCCTCTATTATTGAAAGAACTTATTTCAAGATTTTCAGCTGAACAGGGGCAATCGGTGCGCTTTACTGATCAAGCTATTGAGTCACTTAAAGAACACCCTTGGGCTGGTAATGTTCGAGAACTGTCTAATTTAATTGAACGCATGATCATTATGTTCGGCGAACAAGTGGTTAATGTTGGTCAATTACCGTTAAAGTATCGTCACCTAGATGTAGATGACTATCAACCAGAGTACCCTGAAGAAATACAAGAACGTGAAGCCATCAACGAATTATTTTCAGGTTTTGATTATGACGACGAAGACGACGATAGCGAAGAAAGTAACGCAGAAGGTGCCATGGTAGCCGATGGTAACACTGTTGATGTACTACCTAACGATGGTTTGAATTTAAAAGAATACCTTGCTGATCTTGAAGTGTCGTTAATTAAGCAAGCTTTAGATAAAAATGACTGGGTCGTCGCTCGCTCTGCTGAGCTTTTAGATATGCGCCGTACCACGCTTGTTGAAAAAATGCGTAAGTATAACCTCCAAAAGGCTAGCTAA